TGCGTTCAATGCTTTTTCAAAAGCCTCATCTATTTCATCTTTGATGCGCTCTTCAATCAATTTCAATTCGCGTTCTGCAATGCCGTTTTGCAATGCAAGTTTTCTCAGTTTGGGATAAGGATCTCTTTTTTTGTGATCTTCCAAATCATCTCTGTACCATTCCATTCTCACCCCTGAAGTGTGGTGACCAAGCAAGGGAACTTTGGCATGAACAATAAACGGTCGTCTTTCTTTGCGAACGATTGAAATAACTTCTGCAATTGTTTTGTATGATTCTTCAAAATCACTTCCGTCTATGGTGCGTGTTTCAATTCCGTTAAAACCTTGCGCGTAAAAAGAAATATCTTGTGCTCTTATTTCTTTTGCGTTTGCTGAAATATCCCAACCATTATCCTGCACTAAATAGATAATTGGAAATTGTTTGAGCGCAGCCATTTGAAAAGCCTCAGACACTTCACCCTCAGTACATGAGGCATCACCTAAAGAACAAACCACCACCGGATTTTCACCTTGATAATCTGCTGAAAGACCGGTTAATTCTTTATATTTTATTCCCATCGCAACACCTGTAGTAGGAATTGCCTGCATACCCGTAGCTGATGATTGATGCGGAATTTTAGGCATATCATCTCGGTTGAGACTTGGATGAGAATAATAGGTACGACCACCCGAGAACGGATCATCTTTTTTTGCAAAAACCTGCAACATAATTTCGTAGGGCTGCAGTCCAATACCCAATAAAATACTGTCATCACGATAATACGGTGCTACCCAATCTTGCGGCTTCAGTTGCATGCCTAGCGCCAGTTGAATGGCTTCATGTCCGCGTGAAGTGGCATGAACATATTTGGATGTAAGTTTTGCGTTTGACTCATATTTATCTGACATGCTTCGTGCGGTGCAAATCAATTCAAATGCTTTGCGAATACCTGATACATCAGGTAAAAAGGATTCTTGCTTTGAAGCGCTGCTTTTTTTTGAAACGGTTGCAGACATAATGTTTGTTGTAGTCAGAGTGTTGGTTGTTGTGTTGCCAGTAATTCAAGTCTCAAATATACGAATTAACCATAAATGCATCCGGCATCAGGTCATGTTATTCGACCGTCAATCCTAATCAGGTATATAATTGCTATTTTAGGACCGATATTTGACCTGACATCTTAGTCATAGTTGTAAAAATTAAAACACATGAAAAGAATTTTTGTTTTATTGCTGGTTGCTCTGAGCAGCACTTCAATTGCACAGTTAAAAGAGTTTACGCTGAAAGAAGCGGTGATGCAGCAATACCGCAATTTTTACCCAAAACATACTAATATGGTACAATGGATTACTGGCACTGATACGTATTCATTTGTGAGTGATGACTACACTACTCTGATGAAAAACTCAGCCAAGGCAGATAATCCGGTGGCATTATTGACCACATTAGAAATTTCCACGATGACTGGTGCAAAATTTTCATATGTCAATGTGTTGGGTTGGAAAGATGCGAATAGTTTTTTTACAACGGCTGAAGGCAAATATTTTTTGATTGATATTACGCAGAAAAAATCTACGCTATTGTCTGAATTACCTGATGAGGCTGAGAGCGGAGAATTATGCCAAGCTAATCATTATGTTGCCTACACCATTGCAAATAATCTTTTTATCAGATCAGATAAGAATAGTGAAACACAAATTACCAATTTTGATTCTACTATAGTTTCAGGTCAGGCTATTGCGCGCAGTGAATTTGGAATACATGACGGAATTTTTTGGTCACCAACAGGAAATTATCTTGCATTTTATCAGAAAGATGAATCAGAAGTTGCAGATTATCCATTGCTTGATATTACTACGCCAACAGGCAGTTTGATGAGTATTAAATATCCAATGGCAGGGCAGGCAAGTGAGAAATCTGCTGTTGGAATTTACAATGTGAAAACCGGAAAAACGGTATACATCAAACCAACAGGAAATGCAGATGATTATCTCACAAATGTTGGTTGGGGTTTAGATGATAAATATCTTTACATTGCTGAAGTGAATCGCGGACAAAATCACATGAAGCTTTTGCAATATGATGCTGAGACCGGTGCGCTCGTAAACGTGTTGCTCGAAGAAAAAAATGATAAATGGGTAGAACCTGAACATGCACCCTATTTTATTTCAGCTGATCAATTTATTTGGATGAGTGAAACAGATGGATTCATGAATCTTTATCTGTATTCTATTTCAGGTAAACTCATCAACCAATTAACCACAAACAAATGGGTTGTGCAAGGTATTTCAGGTCATGATTCAAAAGGGAATATTTATTATTACGGAACTGGAGATTCACCCATTGAAACACAATATTACTCGCTTAATCTTAAATCAGGAAAACAAACAAAATTGACTACTGAATCAGGCACGCATGATGTACAATTTTCTTCTGATTATGCGTACTATTTTGATACATACGAAGCACACAGCGTGCCATGCGTTGAGCAGATAAAATCAAGCAGTGGAAAAGTGATAAGAACAATACGCGCAGAAAAAAATCCGTATGAAAATTATAAAATGGGTACAGCAGAAATTGGAACCATCAAGGCTGCAGATGGAACAACTGATTTATATTATCGTTTAATCAAACCAAGTAATTTTTCGGCTGATAAAAAATATCCGGTATTAGTATACGTGTATGGTGGACCACATGCCCAACTGATTACCAATTCATGGTTAGACGGTGCCAACTTATGGATGTACTGGATGGCAGAGCAAGGCTATTTGGTATATACTGTTGACAATCGCGGATCAGAAAACAGAGGATTTGCATTTGAAAGTGTTATTCACCGACAATTAGGTACCGTTGAAATGCAAGATCAGATGAAGGGCGTAGAGCATTTGAAATCTATGTCATTCGTTGATGGTGATAAACTGGCAGTACACGGTTGGAGTTTTGGTGGATTTATGACTACTTCCCTCATGCTTAGAAATCCTGGTGTATTTAAAGTAGGTGTAGCAGGTGGACCGGTTACTGATTGGGCATATTATGAAGTGATGTATGGTGAACGGTATATGGATACTCCTCAAGAAAATGCAGACGGATACAAAGCAAATCGGTTGATGAATTATGTGAAAAATTTGCAAGGAGAATTATTACTCATACACGGCACTATTGATAATGTGGTGGTGATGCAACACAACTATGCTTTAGTAAAAGCTTTTGTTGAGGCCGAAGTTCAGGTTGATTTTTTCCCTTACCCAATGCATGAACACAATGTGCGCGGTAAAGACAGAGTGCACCTGATGACCAAAGTGCTTAACTATGTAATTGAAGAAATGGAGTAAAGTTTTTTTCTTGCCATTCTAATTCGCCAAAATAATCAGCTTAGTTTTTCACGAATTGTATTATTTGCCATCCGGTTTTAATGTAATAAATACCGGCAGGTAGATTTGTAATATCCATTGTCATTTCATCTGATGTTATTACGGTTTCTTTGACTGTTTCTCCGGCGGCATTTATAAAAATTAATGGTTCATTAATTCTGTTTTCTGTTAATATGGTAATTGAAGATGACGAAGGGTTTGGGAAAATAACTAATTTATCTTCATGAGAGGTTACCAGTTCACCAAGTATATCAGTTGAGTTTAAATAAATCAGGTAGACATCTCCATCCTGAAAATTTGGAATAGTGATAGAAATTACTCCGGCAGTCACAGTGGCGTTTCCGGTGTAAAATGGAAGCGGGCCGGCCAAAGGTGAATTCTGAAAATCCATATCTCCTTTTGGAATTTTTTGGATGATCAAAGGCACGGTACCGTTTGTCAAATAAGGATAATTGTTGATTGTGATGGTAACATTTGAACTGTCTTTTCCAATATCTGAAGCAAGGTATGTTCCGTTATCAACTGAATAAAATCTACCTACTAAAATTTTCATTTCACTTAGTGAGTCAGTTTTACTTGAGAGGGCTAAAGTTTTTGCGTCAGAATGTGTACAAAAAATGCGCTTGCCGGTGAGCATTTTTGCATAGGCAAGATTTAACCAGAAAACAGGCAGCGGACTTTGCTCATCATGCCAGAATAAACCGTTGAGACCAACCATACAATTAGACCAGGTAGTACTGCCATCATTATTATCCCAGCAGGCTGTGTTTGCCCAATCAACATCATTTTGCTCAAGATGATAAAACCAACCTAAGCGATATGCCGGAATTTGATTTGTTTGCTGAGGTGAATATTCGTTGATATGAATTTCTGGATTATTCCAGGATGGATTCAATAATTTTCTATTATTAAAATCATTCGCGTGAACTGCGAGTGAATCAGGTAATCCGAATTCATGCCATGAAACGGCATCCATAGTGATGCCCGATGCTGCTAATGAATCAAGAATGTATTCAATACCTGCCCCGTCATAACTGTTAAGGCTAGGACCTACCATTTTGATTGCCGGATTTATTGCATCCAAAACTTGCCTTGTTCTTTTAAAACATTCAATTAATTGAGAAAGATTACCTGACCAGTAATAGGCATCATTGGGTTCATTCCACACATCCCAGTAATCAGGTGACTGACCGTTGGCAGCATAGTTATTGACCAAGGTAGCAACAAAACTTTCGTATTCTGCCCAATTTAACCAAGGCTTTGCGTTGCTATATCCACCTTTGAAATTGGCATAAAAATCACTGATCACCATGGTAGTATGTACTGACAAATCTGTTGCCAATTCTTGTGTTTCAAACCAATCAGAATTACGCCAGAAATTTGGTTTTAATGACAAAAGCAGATTGAGCGTGGCAGCATGAGATTCAAGATCTGTTTCACCATGTATAAATCCTGTATAATTTTTGAATGACCCATCATCTGTTCCGGCATCAATGGTAATAGTTTCTTGTGAAAAAATGACGGCATCATGGATCAGAAACAAAAGAAAAAATGCGCTGATAAATTTCATACGTTCAGAGAGAGAGAGTGAGTAGTTTAATTTGATTCACCTCTGACAAGGTGTTTAGAATTTGTCATTGGAAATCAGATCAAAGATAAAATTAAAACGTTGTCTAGGCGTATCGGATTCTTCGTTTTTTTATTTCTTCGGGCTGATCTAGGATAAATAGACAAGGTATTTCGAATTGGCACTGAATGTAATTTGATTTAATTTGAAATTCTTACACACAACATGTTCTGCTGTGGCATGTTGGCCGCATTAAATTCTTCTAAAACAACAAAACAAAAAGTTTTGAATGGTGTCAAACGGAGTTTTATGATCAATACTCAAACATTTAATTTTTTCAAAACCGTCTGAAAAAGTTTTGGTCATGTCTTGCTCGTTATATTGTTTTATTTCAATACCACTGCATTTTTTTGGACCATTTTCTGAAAAGGTACCAAGTATAAACACACCATGAGAGGCAATGCCTTTATTTGCAGCATTCAAGTATGATTCAATATCTGCGTTGTGAGTTAAAAAGTGGAAAGCAGCTCTGTCATGCCAGATAAAATATGTACGTTCAGGAATAAATCTTCCTGCATCTTCAACAATCCAATGCACTTTGTCAGCGCGGTTTCCTAGTCGTTTCTTTGCGCGGTCAATGGCCGCTGATGAAATATCTAGCACGGTTATATCGGTGTATCCTAAATCAAGCAGATGATCAACTAGAAAACTGTCACCGCCTCCTATATCAATCAAGGGGAATGTTTTATCCTTTGCAAATTCCTGTATGAGTGCAAGAGATGTTTCAGGTGTTGGTTGGTACCAACTTACTTCATGCAACTGTTTATTCTGGTAAATATTTTCCCAGTGTGATTTTCTATCAAATGCTTCTGTTGACATAATCAAATTTTTGTAAAGGTAGGATTTACTCGGATTATCAAATGTATCAGAAATCACCGATGTCTGTTGGCATAATCTTATGTGCGCATTAGATTTGAATGGATGTATGAGATATTTCAGCCTCTGTTTTAATCCGTTTGAAGGAATAATCGGGTGATTTATAATTAAAATCAGACTGGCTTAAAACTTCTTGTTATTTTAGTGTCCGCAAGAAAATCAAAAGTACAAATCCTATAATCAGGATAAACATGAAAAGTTTACCTGTGATGATAAAATGAAAAGATAATCTATGAAAAAAATTCTTCTAGTTCTTGGCGTGTTTTTAGTAAGTGCAGGCGTGTCAGCACAGAAAAAGAATAGCACTCAAACGCAGGCTAACAATTCAGCACTGAATTCTGGATTGGTTGCCGGATTACAATTCCGTTGTATTGGGCCGGCTATGGCATCAGGTCGTATTGCAGATATTGCTGTGAATCCTGAAAATCCGAGCGAATATTATCTTGCAGTTGCATCAGGAGGTGTATGGAAAACCGTGAATCATGGTAATACCTATGAGCCGGTTTTTGACAGCTACGGTTCTTATTCTATCGGCTGTATCACCATTGACCCCAACAATACCAATGTGGTTTGGGTAGGTACCGGAGAAAACAACAACCAACGCTCAGTAGCATATGGAGATGGTGTCTACAAATCAGCAGACGGTGGGCAAACTTGGTCTAATGTTGGTTTGAAAAATTCAGAACATATTTCCAAAATCATTGTTGATCCGCGCAATTCTGATGTTGTTTATGTTGCAGCATACGGGCCACTTTGGTCAGCAGGTGGAGACCGAGGAGTATATAAAACTACTGATGGAGGAAAAACTTGGAAACAAATTCACTTCATTTCTGAGAACAGTGGTACGTGTGATTTAGTGATGGATCCCACCAATCCGGATGTGTTATATGAAGCAGTGCATCAGCGCCGTAGACATGTGTACACTTACATTGGCGGGGGTGCTGAAAGCGGAGTATATAAAACTACCGATGGTGGCGCAACCTGGACTGAACTTACCAACGGGCTGCCAAGTTCAAATATGGGAAGAGTGGGATTAGCTATTTCGCCGGCAGACCCAAATTATGTCTATGCAATTTGCGAAGCTGAAAACGGACAGCAAGGATTTTACAGATCAACAAATTGCGGAGCAAGTTTTGAAAAAAGATCTTCGTATGAAACAAGTGGAAATTATTATCAGGAAATTATTTGTGATCCGTTGGATGTAAATAAAGTTTTCAGCATGGACACTTGGTTAAGTCATACTGAAGATGGTGGACTTACTTTTAAAATGACCGGTGAAAATGATAAACACGTAGACAACCATTGTATTTGGATTGATCCGCAAGATACCCGTCACTGGCTTGTTGGATGTGACGGAGGTGTTTATGAAACCTGGGATCATGCTTCACATTGGGAGTTTAAACAAAATTTGCCGGTTACTCAATTTTACAAAGTTGCGCTTGACAATGATTATCCTTTTTATAATGTATATGGTGGAACTCAAGATAACAATTCAATGGGTGGACCATCACGCACAATTAATAATGCAGGCATTCTAAATTCTGATTGGTTTATTACCAATGGAGGAGATGGATTTGAATCACAAATTGATCCATCAGATCCCAATATTGTGTATGCACAGGCGCAATATGGCTGGCTTGTGCGTTATGATAAACAAAGCGGTGAAGCGATAGGAATACAACCTATGCCGGGAAAAAATGAACCTGCTTACCGTTGGAATTGGGATGCTCCATTGGTGATTTCTAATCACAATAATCAACGCATTTATTTTGCAGCAAATAAAGTTTTTAAAAGTGATGACCGCGGAAATACTTGGCAGGTAATTTCTCCTGATTTAACTCGTCAGTTAGACAGAAATGAATTTGAAGTGATGGGAGAAATTCAATCTCCTGATGTGGTGATGAAAAATAAATCTACCTCTATTTTTGGTAACATTACCGCTTTGGATGAATCTCCAAAAAATCAAAATTTATTGTATGCCGGAACAGATGATGGCTTGATTCAAATTACAAAAGATGGTGGTGCAACTTGGGTAAAAAAAGAAAATTTTCCGGGTATTCCGGCAATGACTTACGTGAACCAAATTGTTGCTTCAAAACACGATGAAAATATTGTTTTTGCAATTTTTAATAATCATAAAAACGGAGACTTTAAACCGTACATTTTAAAAAGTTCTGATAAAGGAGAAACATGGGTGTCAATAGCCGGTGATTTGCCTCAGCGCGGAACCGTGTATTGCCTTGCACAAGATCATGTGAATCCTGATTTATTATTTGCCGGCACTGAGTTTGGTTGCTTTTTTACATTGAACGGAGGCGCAAATTGGATTCAACTTAAAGCCGGTTTGCCAACCATTGCAATTAAAGATATGGCAATTCAAACACGTGAAAATGATTTAGTACTTGCTTCGTTTGGGCGTGGATTTTTTATTCTGGATGATTATTCTCCACTACGTTATTTAACTACAGAAAATTTGAATAAAAAAGCCATGATTTTTCCGGTGAGAACATCGTTGGAATATATAGAATCTGCACCACTTGGATTAACCGGCAGATCTATGCAAGGATCACAATTTTATCTGGCACCTAATCCTGCATTTGGAGCAACGTTTACCTATTATGTAAAAGATGTTCCCCAATCGCCAAAATCAATCAGACAGGCAGAAGAAAAAATGAAAAGAGACGCAGGTCAGGATATTGAATATCCAACGTATGAAGAATTTGTTGCAGAAGATAATTATGAAGATCCATATCTATTGTTCATCATACGAGATGCGCAAGGCAATGAAGTGAATCGCATAAAAACCGGTGCAGGACAAGGCATTAACCGTGTTACTTGGAATTTGAGATACCCTCCAACCACGCCGGTAACTTTGGGTAAAAATGATCCCGGACGATATGGTATGGCTGATGAAGGGCCACTAGTATTGCCCGGCACCTATTCAGTTGAACTTTACATGAATGTCAACGGTGTCTTTGAGAAATTGACTGAGGCTGTAACTTTTGAAGTGAAAGCGCTTGAGAATTCTTCGCTCGCCAGACAAACAGCGGAGACCATTGCGTTTAAAAAAGAATTATCTGAACTGCGCAGATTATTCAGAGGTACTGCGGCAGAATATGATGAACTACGCAACAAATTAAGTTATATTAAAACAGCTATCAGTGCATATCCAAATGCTGACATTACTCTGATGAATGAAGTGCAGGCACTTGAAAATCTTGCTGAGAAAATCTATATTTTAATGTGGGGTGATTATCACAAAGCGTCTCGTGATATTGAAACCGGACCAAGTGCAGGCGAACGTATTGAAGGAATTGTTGGTCAAACATGGTATTCAACAAGCAACGTGACAACAACACATCGTGAACAATACAAAATTGCGACTGAAGAATATGAAATTATCAGACAACAAGTAGAAGAGTTTCAAAACCGAATTGAGACACTTGAACAAAAATTATCCGCAAACAGTATTCCGTACACACCGGGAAGATCTGACTGGAAACAAGAATAGAATAAATTCAATTATCCATTTACATAACACCGGACCGGAGAAATTCTGTCCGGTGTTTTTTTGTTTGGTTCCTTGCATTTTCATGCCAGATTTATGAATTCAGGATTACAAGAATGAATAAATAAATTATCAACCTAACTTTAAACCTATTTAAATCTACAAACGTTACTGATAAAGACACATGGCATTGTGTGACGTAATGAATTTAGCACACAGCACGACGGGTTAAATTATGTATCTTGGTTGTGAATTCATTGAAATCCTAAATGACAATGCAAGGACAACAAATGATGTGTGAAAAGTAGAATGAGGTAATAAACGAGTATCAAACAATAAAAAAAATGAAACCTTCAACCGAACTCTTCAGTTTGATCAAGTCTCTTACAAAATCTGAAAAACGATTTTTTAAGTTGAATTCTGCCCTGCAGTCCGGGGATAAAAACTACTTGAAAATTTTTGATTTCATTGAACGGCAAAAAAAATATGATGAGGAAGAATTGAAAGATGAATTTAAAAATGAGACGTTCATTCAACATCTTCCTTCAGAGAAAAATCATTTGTATAAATTGATTCTGAAATCACTTCGTTCTTATTATTCTGAACAATCAGTAAGTTCAATTCTCAAGCAGGAGATAAAAAATGTTGAGATATTGTATAATAAGGCTTTATATCGTGAGTGCAATAAATTTGTGAAGCGAGCAAAAGCGCTTGCCGCAGAGTATGAAAAGTTTTATTATCACTATGAATTAATTAACTGGGAGAAAAAATTATTGGAAGAGGCATTTGAGTCTGGTGTCTTTGATCATAATTTGGATGAGTTGATAAAAGAAGAGTCAGAAGTAATTGAAAAATTGCGGAATTTGGCCGAGTATCAGATATTATATTCAAAAATAAATTATGTTTTTCGCAGTGGCGGATTCACGCGCAACGAGCATGAACGAAAGGTGGTGAATGAAATTGCCGATTATCATTTGATCAAAGGAAAAAACACGGCGCTTTCTACCCGAGCAACGACTATTTGTTATTACATCAAAGGGCTGTGCAGTGCCAGTACGAGAGATTATGAAGATGCCTTGATCAATTTCAGAAAAGCAAAATCAGTAATGGATCGTCAGCCAAAAATCAGAGATGATATTCAGCAACGTTATATTTATACTTTGAGTTTTCTGTTGAACTGTTATATTGATGTGCATGATTTTAAAAATGCAAATGATGTCTTATCAGAATTAGAACAATTGAATGAAAATTCTGCTTACCAGTCACCTGATTCTGCCGTGCGGATATTTGCTTCAACCTTTATTGGACGAATGCAGATGTATAACCGTCAGGGTGAATTTTCAAAAGCCCTTGCCCTGATTCCTGAAATTGAAGCAAAACTTGACCATTTTGAAGACAAAATAAATAAAGAGAAAATTCTCTTATTCACTTACGCAATGGCATACGCATACTTTGGAACCGGTGATTATCACAAGGCCCTCAAGTGCATCAACAGTCTGCTCAATGACAATGAAAAGCAATTGCGTCAAGATGTTTACTCTTTCTCTCGCATATTTAATTTAATTATTCACTTTGAACTCAATAATCATGATTTCATTGAGTATGATATCAAATCAGCCGCACGCTTTTTAAATAAGCATGAGAAAGATTATGAAGTGGAGAATTTATTCGTGAGTGAGATGAAAAATTTGGCAAGAGTAAATTCCGTTGCTGAACGAAAAAAAATACTTGAACGATTTGATGAACAACTTTCTGATTTATTCAAAATAGATCGTGAAAATGTGATACAAGAATATTTTGACCTGCGCGCCTGGATCAAATCAAAATTAAATGGTAAAGAATTTGCTGAAGCAGTAAAAATTGGAATCAGCCCAGTTTTGAAAAAGGAATAACTTCTGTCACATCTAAGCCATAAGCATGAATGACAGATTGATTTTGTGCAGGATTATTAGAAATTAACCTGAGCTTTTTTATCCCCATTGAACGCAGAATTTGCGCTCCAATTCCATAATCTCGGTTGTCAGCTTTCGTTTGGTTTGAACCGTTATATGATTTCAGTTTTTCTATTAGTCCAATTTGTTTTTCCTCTTGTTGCATAAAAAGTAAAACACCTTTGCCTTCTTTTTCAATCATCTGAAGTGCTGCACTCAAGTTAGATTGTTTATCAGCGCGAATTGCATCCAATAAATTATGTGTAAACGGACTTGATTCAACACGCACCGTTATACTTTCATCTTCTGTCCATTCACCTTTTACAAAAGCAAGATGCTCTTCATCTGTAGTTGTTTGTCTGAAAGCAGATAGTTTGAATTTTCCCCACAGGGTATTTAAATCAGTTTCAAGAATTTTTTCAATGAGTGATTCATGTTTTAATCTGTATTGAATCAAATCAGCGATAGAAACAATTTTCAGGTTGAATTTTTTTGCAATTTCCAATAGCTGAGGAAGACGAGCCATAGACCCATCTTCATTCATGATTTCAACAATAACTCCTGCCGGTTCAAAGCCTGCCAAGCGTGATAAATCAATAGCTGCTTCAGTGTGCCCTGCGCGGCGCAATACCCCGCCTTTTTTTGCGCGCAGTGGAAATATATGTCCGGGTTTTCCTAATTCTTCAGGACGAATGGCGGGATCAATGAGTGCAAGAATTGTTTTGGCACGGTCATGAGCTGAAATGCCGGTTGTACAACCGTGACCTATCAAATCAACAGAAACGGTAAAAGGTGTTTCATACGTGGCACTGTTTTTTTGTACCATCAAATCTAAACCTAGTTGATCACAGGTATCTTCAATCAATGGAGCGCAAATCAATCCTCTGCCATGCGTAGCCATAAAGTTGACAATTTCAGGCGTGATGTTGCGTGCGGCTGTGAGAAAATCTCCTTCATTTTCACGGTCTTCATCATCAACAACAATGATGATTTTTCCGTTTTTTATTTCTTCAATAGCCTCTTGAATTGTGTTCAGTTGTGAACTCATGACAAATATATGAATGTGCAAAGTTACCGGTTTTTCATGAACGAAAAACGCCTTCTAACTTTTCTACTGCCTTTGCCCAACTGAAAGTGCTTGTGACATACGCTTTTCCGCTTGATGCAACGCACTGTGACAGTGAAGTATCAGACATTAATCGCGCAATACAATCGGCAAATTCACGTGCGTTAGATGCCAGCAAAATAGATTCTCCATCTGTGGCACCTAATGCATTATTCACCAGCGGGGTGGTAACGCAGGGTAGTTGAAGAGCCATGGCTTCAAGTAATTTGTTTTGTAAACCGGTGCCAATGAAAAGCGGCGCAACAAATATCCGCCCGCTGCAATAATAATCACGCACATCTTCTGTCCAACTTTTGATGGTGACCTGATCTGATTGTAGGCTCAGTACCCGGGCATGTGGTGTGGCACCGGCAATCAGCACAGACGGTTTGATGTTTTTTTTCAATAATTCAGGAAGTACTTCTTTGACCAAAGTTTCTGACCCTTCAATATTTGGTGCGTAATTTAAATTGCCAACAAAAACTAAATCAAATTCTTTTTTTTGCGTACAGGTATAATTTAAAAACTGTTCTCCAATTCCATTTTCAATCACGTGAATTTTTTCTGAATCAGGATGCTGTATACATTTCTTATCTTGTGATGAAATGATGACGTGATGATTGAAATAGTCAAAAATACGATTTTCATAAACGGCTAGTCTTTTGCCTTCACTGAGGTACATTTTTTTTACCAGACCTTTGGCAATTTCTCCGCGTCTGAACATCCCTCTGCCTAAGGCGTCCATGTAATCTATGGTTTTGGGTATGGCATGAAAATTTTTCACATACTCAGCCGTGCGTATGAGTTGACAAAAAATATGATCCGGTTGTATGCGCTGAATCAGTGCATTGATTTTTTTCTGAATACTGCGCTGATAAAAATATCCTTTTTGATAGGGTTTATCTGTAAAAAACTGAACTGCAGTATTGAAATATATTAGCGGTTTTGACTGATGAAAAATGTGCAATTCTTTTGTTAATGGTTTTATTTTTTGAATCTGATTTTCATTCACAGGTTGATCACTCAGGCAGCAGAGATAGATTTCATGACGCTGTGCCAATTCTTGAATGAAATGAAATGCACGCAACTTATCGCCTTTTTCAAGCGGATACGGAAAACGGGATAAGAGCACAAGTAATTTCACAAGGTATTGAGTGAATGATAAAAACTGATGAGTTTGTCTGTGATGTTTTGATTGTCATATTTTTCCTCAGCCAACTTTCTGGCGTTGCGCGATATGGTTTTGAGCAGAACCGGATTTTCACACAGTGTTCTGATATGGCTGCGAAATTTTTCAGGCGTGTCAGCAATGAGTAAATGTTTGCCGTCAACATAATCAATCCCTTCAGCACCAACACGTGTAGTAATCACAATTTTGCCCAATGCCATACCTTCAATTATTTTCACCCGCATACCACTGCCTGACAAAAGAGGCACCAGCATGACATCAAATTGTTGCATAAATTGAATGGCTGAGTCAACTTCGTCTTGCACAATCAACTTTGATGTGGCTTGTTTTTTAATTGACTCCGGCATTCCTCTACCTGC
This genomic stretch from Crocinitomicaceae bacterium harbors:
- a CDS encoding class I SAM-dependent methyltransferase; the protein is MSTEAFDRKSHWENIYQNKQLHEVSWYQPTPETSLALIQEFAKDKTFPLIDIGGGDSFLVDHLLDLGYTDITVLDISSAAIDRAKKRLGNRADKVHWIVEDAGRFIPERTYFIWHDRAAFHFLTHNADIESYLNAANKGIASHGVFILGTFSENGPKKCSGIEIKQYNEQDMTKTFSDGFEKIKCLSIDHKTPFDTIQNFLFCCFRRI
- a CDS encoding DPP IV N-terminal domain-containing protein → MKRIFVLLLVALSSTSIAQLKEFTLKEAVMQQYRNFYPKHTNMVQWITGTDTYSFVSDDYTTLMKNSAKADNPVALLTTLEISTMTGAKFSYVNVLGWKDANSFFTTAEGKYFLIDITQKKSTLLSELPDEAESGELCQANHYVAYTIANNLFIRSDKNSETQITNFDSTIVSGQAIARSEFGIHDGIFWSPTGNYLAFYQKDESEVADYPLLDITTPTGSLMSIKYPMAGQASEKSAVGIYNVKTGKTVYIKPTGNADDYLTNVGWGLDDKYLYIAEVNRGQNHMKLLQYDAETGALVNVLLEEKNDKWVEPEHAPYFISADQFIWMSETDGFMNLYLYSISGKLINQLTTNKWVVQGISGHDSKGNIYYYGTGDSPIETQYYSLNLKSGKQTKLTTESGTHDVQFSSDYAYYFDTYEAHSVPCVEQIKSSSGKVIRTIRAEKNPYENYKMGTAEIGTIKAADGTTDLYYRLIKPSNFSADKKYPVLVYVYGGPHAQLITNSWLDGANLWMYWMAEQGYLVYTVDNRGSENRGFAFESVIHRQLGTVEMQDQMKGVEHLKSMSFVDGDKLAVHGWSFGGFMTTSLMLRNPGVFKVGVAGGPVTDWAYYEVMYGERYMDTPQENADGYKANRLMNYVKNLQGELLLIHGTIDNVVVMQHNYALVKAFVEAEVQVDFFPYPMHEHNVRGKDRVHLMTKVLNYVIEEME
- a CDS encoding T9SS type A sorting domain-containing protein, which gives rise to MKFISAFFLLFLIHDAVIFSQETITIDAGTDDGSFKNYTGFIHGETDLESHAATLNLLLSLKPNFWRNSDWFETQELATDLSVHTTMVISDFYANFKGGYSNAKPWLNWAEYESFVATLVNNYAANGQSPDYWDVWNEPNDAYYWSGNLSQLIECFKRTRQVLDAINPAIKMVGPSLNSYDGAGIEYILDSLAASGITMDAVSWHEFGLPDSLAVHANDFNNRKLLNPSWNNPEIHINEYSPQQTNQIPAYRLGWFYHLEQNDVDWANTACWDNNDGSTTWSNCMVGLNGLFWHDEQSPLPVFWLNLAYAKMLTGKRIFCTHSDAKTLALSSKTDSLSEMKILVGRFYSVDNGTYLASDIGKDSSNVTITINNYPYLTNGTVPLIIQKIPKGDMDFQNSPLAGPLPFYTGNATVTAGVISITIPNFQDGDVYLIYLNSTDILGELVTSHEDKLVIFPNPSSSSITILTENRINEPLIFINAAGETVKETVITSDEMTMDITNLPAGIYYIKTGWQIIQFVKN